The genomic region CGCGTGCAGGCGCAATCCCGGCTGCCCATGGCCAAGTTTTGGGGTGGCGGCCTCACCGCGTCCAGCGACGGCCAATTCTTCCCCACCGCCCGGCAGGGCGAAGCCATGAACCTCATCAACGCAAAATATGGCTCCGAGCCGGGCCTCAAGGCCTACACCCATGTCTCCGACCAGTTAGGCCCGTTCGCGACCCAGAACATTCCGGCCATCGTAAGCGAAGCGCCCTACATTCTGGACGGGTTGCTGATGAACGAGGCCGGGCGGAAAATCCGCGAGCAATATGCCGATACTGGCGGGTTTACCGATCACGTGTTTGCCGTGCCCTCACTGCTCAGGTTCTGGTTCATCCCACGTATCCGCGACCTGCCATCCAAACGGCTCTACCTGTTCGATCCCGCCTCAGCGCCGGGCGAATTGCGCGGTCAGATTGGAGGCATGATCCGCGAGGGGGGCTCATAGTCCAGAACTGGCCTGGCGTATTGTGGTCCGCCGCCACCATGGTGACGGGTGCGATGCCGCCCAGTCAGCTGCTCAAGAAGTTCGCGGCCTATCCGCGCCAACATGAATTGGCCGTGGCGCTCCGCGAAATCGGCCGCGTCGAGCGCACCCTCTTCATCATCGAGTGGCTCCTCGGCGCCGACATGCAGCGCCGGGCCTAGATCGGACTGAACAAAAGCGAGGCCCATCACGCCCTGAAAAACGCCCTGCGTATCGGGCGTCAGGGTGAAATCCGCGATCGCACCGCCGAGGGGCAGCACTACCGCATGGCCGGCCTCAACCTGCTCGCCGCCATCATCATCTACTGGAACACCAAGCACCTCGGTCAGGCCGTGGCGGCGCGGCAGCGGGCCGGCCTGAATTGCGACCCGGCTCTGCTGGCGCATATCTCCCCGCTCGGGCGGACCCACATCCTGCTAACCGGCGAGTATCGGTGACGGCGGCAGTAATCACCCCTATATCTTGCCACCTTCACAGCCACCAAACGGGCGCACCACGCTCATCGCCACCATGAAGACAGCCACAGGGCTCAAATTGAAGGGAAGGAGGGGGCCTCAGAGCCTTGTGATACGATCCTGCCCCCTACCGGAATCTACCCCTGCCTCGGGTATCACACCCCGGCGGAAATCTTCGAAACCAAGCTGTTGGAAATCCAGAACAGATTGGAATAAAAAGACATATCAGAAGTTGCGCTTCAGCGTGAGTTCACATTGGGGCGACAGTCCGCTGGCCCCGGAAACCATCGTTCCGCTGAACCAGAGGCCGACCCTGCACGGACACTCAACGCGGACCACTTAGATGGGCTGATCATTACGACGGACAATTCACCACGGCAATTGTTTCTGTTTTCGATAGAATAAATGGCTGGCAGTAATATTTATTATACTTGGGAAGTAACTTTGTCGGTAAAATGGAAGAACCGCCTTCATGTTGCCATAAAGCTTGCACGGTTTCCCCCCTACTTTACTGTTATGAAATTAACAATTTATTAAGAATCGGTTTTTCTGTGATGGTACAATTGAAACTGATCAAGCAATTTTCAGCGCGCGGAGAAGCGGCGCCCGACATGGTTCAGATCCGGCCTGCAGGTCCGCATGCGCGGCGCGTGACACGCTTGTCATTGCGGGGTGCGTTCGGGGTGTCGGACAGATGACTCACGCATCCGGCAGATACTGTGAGTTCGCCGACCAACTGGCCCTTTCGGCGAATGTCGACATGATCTACATGGGTGTCTACGACACGCATGGCGGGTTCTTCTTGGACCATTGGTCCGGGTACAGGAACCCTGCGGAACGGGGGGACCAAAACGAGATTCTGAGCCGGCTAACCCGGGTGATGCAGAAGATTGACCTGCGCGGCCAGACCCGGCGTCCCGCGGCTTCGGATGCCGCGCCGGATCCGGAAGAGGCCGTAGGGGTCGCCGCGCAGCATGAGTTCGCGACCGCCCCGTTCCAGATCATCGTCGGCAAGCCCACCGGTCACCTCTATCCTCTGGTTGCCGTCCAGGGGTGGAAAACATCCGGCGACAAGAGCCCTCCCGACACGTTCCTGTCCGTCGCTCTTTCCTTTGCGGCCGCGCAGCTCAGGAACATCATCGGCCAGAAAAGCCCCCGCACCAACCGCCTGATCGATACGGCGCTGCGTGTCCTGGCCGTTCATTTCGCGGTGGTCGACAGCACCGGCACGATCGAGTGCAGCGCCAATATCAGCAATGAATGGCTGGCCAGAAACGGCGATTTCGAGATCGACAAGGAACGTCTCGTGGCCCGCACCCACAAGGTCCAGGACGCTTTTCAGAAGGCGCTCGACCTGGCCACGGGACCCGAGGCGAAACCGTCGATCGTTTCGCTGCGCACCGAAAGCGGGCCTAACCGGATGGTCTGGATTTCCCGCCTCACCGAATTTTCCGAGCCCCGGGCCCTGGTCATCCTGGGGCGCGGCGAGGAAAACCCGATGGTACGGGACCATCTGTTGAAGCTTTCCGGACTGACTGCCTCAGAACGGCGCGTGGCACACCACGTCCTGCGCGGAAAATCCCTCGATGAAACCGCCAAAGCAACCGATTTGGCAGTGTCGACGGTCCGCAGCTACATGAAACGTATCTTGGCAAAGACCAGCACCCGTCGCCAGAGCGAGTTCGTCTCGCATTATCAGGGTGAGCTGATCCGCATGGCGATCGCCCCGAGCGAGGGTGGCAACGAAACCCCGCCCTGATCGGAGAGATGTTGCGGAGGCCGGGCGCATTGAATCCCGGCGCGCGGCGCCAAAGGCCGCCTGGCATGCCCCAACCGCGCCCAATCGGCAGATCCGCGCCGACCCCATCCCGTTTTCGGCTAAATTCCACCCGCCCTACATGCCCGGATTATACCCCATTCATATTTTATGATTAATCCTCTGCAGGCAGGAACAAACAGGGCAATCGGCATGGCAAACGCAAGTGCGTCCGAATACTACATGCTTACACTCATCAACGAAGAGCGCGCCCGGATCGGTGTCGTGCCGCTGCGGCTCGAGCAGCGCTTGAACGATGCCGCGGAGGATCACAGCAAGTGGATGCTGGCGGCGGATATCTTCTCGCATACCGGTCAGGGCGGCTCCAGCCCGCGTGATCGGATGATCGATGCGGGTTTCGACTTTTCGGGGGCCACCCGGTCGGGTGAGAACGTGGGCCTCCAGAGCGAGCGCGGGAGTCCCGGCATCCAGGACGATGTGGAGGACATCCACCAGAGCCTGATGAACAGTTCGGGCCACCGCGCCAACCTGCTGAACCCCAATTACGATTATATTGGACTGGGGATCGAGCAAGGCGACTACAAGGGCTACGACGTGGTGATGATTACCCAGACTTTCGCCTCCACGTCCGGATCGGCACTTTTGGATACTGGCGGCGGCACTCCGGTGCCCCCAGTGACACCCGAACCGGATCCCGAACCCCAAGGCCCCATCCTGCGACGCGGGGACAGCGCCGACAACCGTCTGGACGGTACGGCAGGGGCGGACACGATCCACGGTGGCGGGGGTGATGACACGCTGACCGGTCAGGGCGGCAACGACGAGATGCGCGGCAACTACGGCAATGACCTCATGAATGGCCAAGGCGGCGCGGACGTGCTGCGAGGCGGGCTGGGCGATGACACGGTATCGGGCAGTGGCGGCAACGACATGATCTGGGGCGAACCCGGCGACGACGACCTGTCCGGCGGCAACGGCCACGACACGATGATCGGTTCCTCCGGGGCGGACATCCTTCGCGGCGGTGACGGCAACGATTCCCTGAACGGAGGCAATCATGGCGACACGATGTACGGCGAAGAGGGGGCCGACACCTTGTCGGCGGGCAATGGAAATGACCTGCTGATCGATGCGCGGGGCGACAATGAACTGCGCGGCGGCTCGGGACGCGACACGGTCAATGCCGGCAGTGGCGACGACCGGATCTTTGGCGACGGCGGGGCCGACACGCTGCATGGCGGCGCCGGAAACGACACGATCAGGGGCGGCGGGGCCGCGGACACGATCAATGGCGGTCAGGGCGACGACCTGCTGATCGGGAACTGGGGAAAGGACCGTTTCGTCTTTGTCCCCGGCGGCGGCAACGATACGATCCGCGACTTCGAGGACGGCCGCGATATCATCGATCTCACGGCCTACGGCTTTGGCAGCGCGACCGAGATCGCGAACCGCGCCGACATGGTGGACGGCGACGTCGTCCTGTCGCTGACGGGCGGTGACAGCCTGACCGTCGAAAACACCCTTCTGTCCGAAATGCTCGACGACCTGTCCTTCTGACCCGGTCGCAGAAACAAAAACACCGCCCCTTACGAGAAGGGGCGGTGCCGGGGGACGAACCCTGGTAAAACAACGCAAGGCCCGGTCCGCACTTCCGCAAACGCCGCTGCGCTGAGGCAGCGGCGTGCCGGAGTCTACTTACGCCAGGATATCCAGGATCAGTTCGTCGCCCGAGATGTAGACGTTGTCGTCCTGATCGAGATAGGCGTTTGCAACCTGGTATTCGGTCGCATTCGTCGTGGTGTTGCCCACTTTCTCTTTCGACAGCTCTTTGGCTTCGGGGCGAACGCCGCCAACTCCGGGAACATCGCAGTATTCCGCCTGATCGGCGTCACAATCGAAGAAGGTGACTTCCTTGTCGCGGAATTCGATGATGCCCTTGTCGTTCGCACCAACCACATCCGGCTGACCTTCCAGCAGGAACTGCATCAGCGCGGCGTCGTCGAAGAAGACGTCATCGGGGTCGATGCCTTCCATCTCTTCGACCAGACCTTCGACCAGGATGGTCCAGCCATCCGAGTGCGAGATCAGCACGTCTTCGTCGTTGTTGACGATCGTTGCCGACAGGTCGGCCGCGTCGATGCTGGTGCTCATGACGATCAGGTCGAACTGGTCATCGTCGAAGTCGGTGATGACGTTGTCGCCGCCCGGTCCAACATAGATCGAGTTGCCGTTCTGGTTGATGGTGAAGCCGAAGACGAACTCGTCGCCATCCGCGCCGCCGGTCATGGTGTCGTTGCCACCATCGTCGAACAGGCAGTCACCGTCCTTGCCGCCGAAGAGCTGGTCATCGCCAGGCATCGAAGCCGGAACGGTACCGTCGACATCCCAACCGTCGCCGATCAGCATGTCTGCACCGCCACCTTCGTTACCGGCATCGCCGTAGATGACGTCGTCGCCACGGCCACCCACGACAAGGTCGTCGTCCTGACCGCCATTCAGCGTGTCGTTGCCGTTCGCGCCGTAGATGCTGTCTTCGCCGGTGCCGCCGTTGACCACATCGTTGGAACCGCCAGCGTCGATGCAGTCGTCGCCGGAGTTGCCGTCGATGGTGTCTTCGCCGGTGCCGCCTTCGATGACATCATTGCCGGAGCCGCCGTCGATGTCGTCAGCGCCATTGCCACCCTTGATGTGGTCATCGCCCTGATCGCCATTGATGACGTCGTCGTCGTTGCCGCCGTCGATGGTGTCATCGCCGGTGCCACCGCTGATCCAGTCGTTGGCGTCGTCGCCGTTGATGTCATCGTCGTCTTCACCACCGTAGATGGTGTCACGGCCAACGCCACCGGAGATGGTGTCGGAGGCTTCGCCCTGGGCGATGTCACCGTCGGAGTTGTCACCCCAGATGAGGTCGTGGCCACGGCCACCCTGGATGCAGTCGGCGTTGTCGCCGCCTTCGAGACGGTCACCGCCGTTGCCACCGCTGATGTGGTCGTTGTCGGCCCCACCATAGATGTTGTCCTGGCCACCGTTACCGTGCAGCACGTCGTCACCAATCTCGCCACGGATCACGTCGTCGCCGTGACCACCGGAGATGGAATCGTCACCGGTGAAGCCGTTCATCACGTCCGCACCTTCTTGGCCGAACATACGGTCGTCGCCAGCGCCACCATTCATGTAGTCGCGGCCTTCGTTACCAGACATGGAGTCGTTGCCGTCGCCACCGTAGAGGCTGTCGCTGCCGGTGCCGCCGGACATCAGGTCATGGCCTTCGCCACCGAACATGAGGTCTGCGCCGCCCTGGCCAGCCATGCAATCGTCGCCGGCACCGCCGTACATCGAATCATTATGGTGACCACCGAACATGGCGTCGTTGCCGTCATTGCCTTCCATGTAATCGTTGCCGCGGTTACCGATCAACAGATCGCTACCTTCGTCGCCGAACATGTCGTCGTTGCCACCCTGGCCAACCAGAACGTCATCGCCGAGGCCACCTTCGAGGTAATCGTCGCCATTCACGTCTTCGTCGCCGTCGAGCGTGTTGCCACCGCCCAGCAGAATGTCGTCGCCGGCTTCGCCATAGAGGCTGTCGTCGCCGTCGTCACCACGCAGGAAGTCCTTGCCGGCACCGCCGAGCAGGGCGTTGTCGTTGTCATTGCCTTTCAGATGGTCGTCGCCACCAAAGGCATTGCCCTTGTCAACATTGCCTTCATCTTCCAGATCGCCGTTGTCCGTTCCGCCGGTACCGCCACCCCAAGGTGCAGTCAGCACGGAATCAAACGCGGTATCTTTGTCTATTCTGTGAGCCATTTCGTTTCCCCCGAAAAGGTTATGTAAAAATACTGACCATCATACCAGAATGGCATGCGATCTCGGATGGCGACAAATCTTCACCACACCGATGCCATAAAGAAGACACTTTTCGGAAAATCAAGATACCCCCAAATGGGGGTGGTCCGGCAATTAACTGCCGAGAAACATTTTGTTTCCCAACAGGCAACAAAGCGCAGAACGCCTGTCCCTGCTCTTCCAAAGCCATTTGGGCTTATGCGCCGACCGGGGGTGACGTAACATAAGCTATTCCAAACATGGCTTTAGAAGCCAGTAGACCAGTATGTGCCTAGGATAGCGGCCATAATGTGACCAACCGCTCCATACTTTCCTACCTTCCAAAACAATCGTTAAAGTTGAGTTAACGCAATCATTTTTTCAGCTACGCGGTTTTTTGCGAAAGATTGCTCATCGGCATCGCGTTGCGCCTCATTCCGAGGCACGGCGGTGCGGCCGCCCGGGGACATCGCGGACCTGTGTCAACCGTCGCGGAAGGCCTTGTCGAAGTAGCGTGTGATAGGCGACAGCAGATAGGCCGCCGGCGTCCTGTCCTGGGTGCGGATGAACGCGCTGACCGGCATGCCCGGTACAAGGACCTGTTCCCCCGACAGCTTGGCGGCTTCCTCTTCCGGAAGGTTGATCTCGACCCGGTAGAAGGTGGTCCCGGTTTGCTCATCCGTAAACGCATCCGGCGACAGCTGGACGACCGATCCGTACAGGTCGGGCGCGTCACGCATGTCGAAGGAGGCGAACTGCAGCAGCACCTCCTGTCCAAGATAGACCTCGTCGATATTGATCGGGTTGACCCGCGCCTCGATGATCAGGGGCCGGTCCTGGGGCACCAGGTACAGCACCGGTTCCGCGGGCCGGATCACCGAGCGGCGGCCGAAGACACGCAGGTCATAGACGATACCCGCCACTGGGGCGCGGATTTCCATGCGGTCGAGGCGCTGGATCAGGGATCGGCGCTGTTCGGACAGCTGGCGTTCGTTGATCTCGAGATCGCTCAGTCGGCTGATCGCATCCTCGCGGCGCTGTGCATAAAGCTGCAGCTCCTCGATCTTGAGTTCTGCACTGCTTTCCAGCGCCTGGGCCCGGCGGGCCGTAAGTTCGCCGACCTGCCCGGCAAGACGCGCACCTTCACGTTGCAGGTTGAGCACGCGGGAGGACTGCGCCAGTCCGCGTTCCAGCAGCATTTCCTGGTTTCCGGTCTCTTCGCCGACCAGGTCTTCCTGGCGCGCCAGCGCCGCCATCTGCGCATCGATCCCCGTGACTTGGTTTTCCAGCTGGACGCGCTGGTTGTTCAGCTGGTTGACCGCCTCTTCCAGCGTTGCTTTGCGGGCTTCGAAAAGCCGGCGCTGGCTGTCCACCACCCGTTTCACCTTCGGATCGGTCTCGGCTTTCTCGAGCAGCTCGGGGTCAAAGACGATTTCGTCCGCATCGGTCTGTTCGGCTTCCAGCCTGCCGCGCCGCGCGCCGATCTCGACCAGCTGCGATTCGATGATGGCCAGCTCGGACTCCTGCAGCGACGGGTCGATCCGGATCAGCACCTGATTTTCCTTCACGACATCGCCCTCGCGGACCAGGACCTCCGCCACCACCCCGCCATCGGGGTGCTGGACGACCTGTCGGTTCTTTTCGACGATGATCCGGCCCGAGGCGACCACGGCGCCGGCAATTTCCGTACGCATCGCCCAGGCGCCAAGCACGCCCACCAGTAGAAATATCGTTGTGAAGCCGACAAGCAGCGGTGTGAAAGCCTTGAACCTGGCGGAGGTTTTCTGAACGTCGCTCATACCATACCTGTTGAAGCGGCCTTCCTGACCTCTTTGTAATTAGCAACCGTCTCGGCCAGCACCTGTTCACGGGTGCCCCAGGCCTTGCGGGCGCCCTCTTCGAGCACCAGAAGCTTCTCGCATTCCTTGATGGCGGCCGGGCGGTGCGCCATGATCAACACCGCCCCCTTGCGCGCCTTGACCTGTTTGATGGCCGAATTGAGTGCATTCGACCCCTCGTTGTCGAGATTGGAGTTGGGTTCGTCCAGCACCAGAAGCACCGGCTCGTCATAGAGCGCGCGGGCCAGACCGATGCGCTGGATCTGACCGCCCGAAAGCTGCGTTCCGACGCTTTGTACCGGCGTATCATACCCCTGGGGCAATTTCAGGATCATCTCGTGGGCAGCCGCCTGCCGGGCGGCCGCCACGACCTTGTCGCTGTCGGACACCTTGGCCAGACGGGCGATGTTCTCGGCGATGGTGCCGTCGAACAGCGAAACCTTCTGCGGAAGATAACCGATATAACGCGCCAGGCTTTCGGGATGGTATTGGTTGAGCGCCGCCCCATCGAGCCGGATCTTGCCCCCTGCCGGCTGCCAGACCCCGGTCAGTGCACGTGCCAGCGTCGATTTACCCGACCCCGAAGAGCCGATCACCCCGACCGCCTCGCCCGGGACGACCGAAAAGCTCACCAGGCGCAGCGTCGCCTGCCGCCCGCCGGGCGGGATCACCGTCAGCTGCTGCACGTCGATCCGGGCGGACGGGCGCGGCAGTTCGATCTGGACGTCATCCTCGGGCACCTCCGACAGCAGTTCGGCCAGGTTGTCCCAGCCCCGGCGCGCGCGCTGGATCATGGCCCACTGGTTGACCACCTGCTCCACCGGTGCCAGGGCCCGCCCCAGCAGGATCGAGCCGGCAATCATCACGCCCGGGGTAACCTGGCCCAGCAGCACCAGATAGGCGCCGAGCGCCAGCATCATGGACTGCAAAAACAGCCGGAAGGTTTTGGTCGCGGTCGAAAAGGTGCCGCCCAGATCCTGCGTACGGACCCCCTGCTCCAGGGAGCGCGCGCGCATTTCGTGCCATTTCGCAAAAGCGTTGGCCTGCATCCCAAGGCTGCGGATCGTCTCGGCATCCGACTTGAGGTGGTCGGAATAGCGGTCCGACTGGTGGCTGGCCGCCGCCGACTTCACCGCCGCGGTGCGCGTGGAGAGCTGGTTGAAAACGGTCAGCAGAATGAGGACGGTGCCGCCGGCCACGGCCAGCGCGCCGAGCCAGGGGTGAAAGATCGAGATGCCGATCAGGAACACCGGGGTCCAGGGCACATCGAACAGCGCCGCGAAAACCGGCGAGGCGTAGAACCGCTGCACGGCTTCCAGATCCTTGAGCTGCTGACCGCTGGTGCCATGCATGTCGATCTTGCCCTCGTCGCGGTCGACGGCGGATTTCTTCAGCACCGCATCGAAGACGCGCCGGTCCAGCCGGGCTTGAAAACGCGCGCCGATGCGGGTCAGAAGCCACCCCCGCGCCCAGTCGATGATGCCCATGATCAGGAACAGGATGGCCACCAGGATGAACAGCGCGACCAGCGTTTCCTCGGACCTGGCCCCGAGAACCCGGTCATAGGTCTGCAACATGAACAGCGGTCCCGTGAGCATCAGCAGATTGACGAAGATACTGAAGAAGCCGGCCGCCCAGAGCAGCTTGCGGTTCTCCCTGCGCGCCTCGCGAAGCTCGGAAACACCTGCCATGTTATCTGACTTCTTCATTTCTTATCTCTCCATCCGGGCACAAAAATGGTATCGCTGTTGAAAATGACATTTGTGGCAATTCGGCATGTTCACATGCAGTGGCGACTATAGGCCCAGTTTTGAATGGCGTCATTCGAAGTTTTCAGAAATCTGTGGCGAAAATCCATATCCTGTCCAGCTTTGAAAAGCCGACGCAACATCTTGAAGGGCGCTGTGGAATGCCTTGTCCGAAATCGGCGCGCGGCTCGGCTTTCGTTTCCACTGGCGAAACAGACCCGCAATGACTAGACCATATGTG from Roseovarius sp. THAF27 harbors:
- a CDS encoding CAP domain-containing protein gives rise to the protein MLTLINEERARIGVVPLRLEQRLNDAAEDHSKWMLAADIFSHTGQGGSSPRDRMIDAGFDFSGATRSGENVGLQSERGSPGIQDDVEDIHQSLMNSSGHRANLLNPNYDYIGLGIEQGDYKGYDVVMITQTFASTSGSALLDTGGGTPVPPVTPEPDPEPQGPILRRGDSADNRLDGTAGADTIHGGGGDDTLTGQGGNDEMRGNYGNDLMNGQGGADVLRGGLGDDTVSGSGGNDMIWGEPGDDDLSGGNGHDTMIGSSGADILRGGDGNDSLNGGNHGDTMYGEEGADTLSAGNGNDLLIDARGDNELRGGSGRDTVNAGSGDDRIFGDGGADTLHGGAGNDTIRGGGAADTINGGQGDDLLIGNWGKDRFVFVPGGGNDTIRDFEDGRDIIDLTAYGFGSATEIANRADMVDGDVVLSLTGGDSLTVENTLLSEMLDDLSF
- a CDS encoding HlyD family type I secretion periplasmic adaptor subunit encodes the protein MSDVQKTSARFKAFTPLLVGFTTIFLLVGVLGAWAMRTEIAGAVVASGRIIVEKNRQVVQHPDGGVVAEVLVREGDVVKENQVLIRIDPSLQESELAIIESQLVEIGARRGRLEAEQTDADEIVFDPELLEKAETDPKVKRVVDSQRRLFEARKATLEEAVNQLNNQRVQLENQVTGIDAQMAALARQEDLVGEETGNQEMLLERGLAQSSRVLNLQREGARLAGQVGELTARRAQALESSAELKIEELQLYAQRREDAISRLSDLEINERQLSEQRRSLIQRLDRMEIRAPVAGIVYDLRVFGRRSVIRPAEPVLYLVPQDRPLIIEARVNPINIDEVYLGQEVLLQFASFDMRDAPDLYGSVVQLSPDAFTDEQTGTTFYRVEINLPEEEAAKLSGEQVLVPGMPVSAFIRTQDRTPAAYLLSPITRYFDKAFRDG
- a CDS encoding type I secretion system permease/ATPase, with the translated sequence MKKSDNMAGVSELREARRENRKLLWAAGFFSIFVNLLMLTGPLFMLQTYDRVLGARSEETLVALFILVAILFLIMGIIDWARGWLLTRIGARFQARLDRRVFDAVLKKSAVDRDEGKIDMHGTSGQQLKDLEAVQRFYASPVFAALFDVPWTPVFLIGISIFHPWLGALAVAGGTVLILLTVFNQLSTRTAAVKSAAASHQSDRYSDHLKSDAETIRSLGMQANAFAKWHEMRARSLEQGVRTQDLGGTFSTATKTFRLFLQSMMLALGAYLVLLGQVTPGVMIAGSILLGRALAPVEQVVNQWAMIQRARRGWDNLAELLSEVPEDDVQIELPRPSARIDVQQLTVIPPGGRQATLRLVSFSVVPGEAVGVIGSSGSGKSTLARALTGVWQPAGGKIRLDGAALNQYHPESLARYIGYLPQKVSLFDGTIAENIARLAKVSDSDKVVAAARQAAAHEMILKLPQGYDTPVQSVGTQLSGGQIQRIGLARALYDEPVLLVLDEPNSNLDNEGSNALNSAIKQVKARKGAVLIMAHRPAAIKECEKLLVLEEGARKAWGTREQVLAETVANYKEVRKAASTGMV
- a CDS encoding calcium-binding protein, which encodes MLTAPWGGGTGGTDNGDLEDEGNVDKGNAFGGDDHLKGNDNDNALLGGAGKDFLRGDDGDDSLYGEAGDDILLGGGNTLDGDEDVNGDDYLEGGLGDDVLVGQGGNDDMFGDEGSDLLIGNRGNDYMEGNDGNDAMFGGHHNDSMYGGAGDDCMAGQGGADLMFGGEGHDLMSGGTGSDSLYGGDGNDSMSGNEGRDYMNGGAGDDRMFGQEGADVMNGFTGDDSISGGHGDDVIRGEIGDDVLHGNGGQDNIYGGADNDHISGGNGGDRLEGGDNADCIQGGRGHDLIWGDNSDGDIAQGEASDTISGGVGRDTIYGGEDDDDINGDDANDWISGGTGDDTIDGGNDDDVINGDQGDDHIKGGNGADDIDGGSGNDVIEGGTGEDTIDGNSGDDCIDAGGSNDVVNGGTGEDSIYGANGNDTLNGGQDDDLVVGGRGDDVIYGDAGNEGGGADMLIGDGWDVDGTVPASMPGDDQLFGGKDGDCLFDDGGNDTMTGGADGDEFVFGFTINQNGNSIYVGPGGDNVITDFDDDQFDLIVMSTSIDAADLSATIVNNDEDVLISHSDGWTILVEGLVEEMEGIDPDDVFFDDAALMQFLLEGQPDVVGANDKGIIEFRDKEVTFFDCDADQAEYCDVPGVGGVRPEAKELSKEKVGNTTTNATEYQVANAYLDQDDNVYISGDELILDILA
- a CDS encoding helix-turn-helix transcriptional regulator, whose protein sequence is MTHASGRYCEFADQLALSANVDMIYMGVYDTHGGFFLDHWSGYRNPAERGDQNEILSRLTRVMQKIDLRGQTRRPAASDAAPDPEEAVGVAAQHEFATAPFQIIVGKPTGHLYPLVAVQGWKTSGDKSPPDTFLSVALSFAAAQLRNIIGQKSPRTNRLIDTALRVLAVHFAVVDSTGTIECSANISNEWLARNGDFEIDKERLVARTHKVQDAFQKALDLATGPEAKPSIVSLRTESGPNRMVWISRLTEFSEPRALVILGRGEENPMVRDHLLKLSGLTASERRVAHHVLRGKSLDETAKATDLAVSTVRSYMKRILAKTSTRRQSEFVSHYQGELIRMAIAPSEGGNETPP